Proteins found in one Vallitalea guaymasensis genomic segment:
- a CDS encoding glycoside hydrolase family 31 protein, with product MKTYKYNLNSALNIDDLDYVCLKKENDKCTITIDINYQAAYGLGERFNCINQKGLTVQSHVYEKFCNQGEISYCPIPFFFTNTGLGVYVDSWVINEFDFGDTIKITISKDSSDKFPEIYFFLGEPKEIISEYVSLTGKPFITPKWSFGPWISANRWNTEELVEEQLELLEKHKFPANVMVLEAWSDEATFYRWNENGEWKNPKEMIDKLHDKGIKLLLWQCPVIKKMEEGRFHKVNEEDWEHVKQKGLCIKNADGSPYTIPKRRWFSGSMIPDFTNEETIKWWFEKRQHLLDIGVDGFKTDGGEFVYDDDIKAHNGMTGIELKNAYASSYVQAYHDFIGKDRVLYSRAGYKGQQNFPMQWAGDQQSTWDELRHIILAGISLGMSGVPYWGFDIAGFAGELPTVELYERSTQLAVFTPVMQWHSEPIGGQFSEILPGIKGTNDRSPWNMALCYQDEDLIDRLRYHHNLRTNLLPYIYDQAKKSSETGIPMMKHLVLEYPEDELVYNIEDSFMFGDILVAPIIFEGKTDREVYLPDGMWTNLWTGETFTGNKRYQIDSGKERIPVFLRNGGGIALNLGEDKELGSYVGNGMEEYNNLCFYLAGDVGEYCFSDDLGNKILITWKDGINKTQVLSGNIQFDIIDNI from the coding sequence ATGAAAACATATAAGTATAACTTAAATAGTGCTCTTAATATTGATGATTTAGATTATGTTTGCTTGAAAAAAGAAAATGATAAATGCACGATTACTATTGATATAAATTACCAAGCTGCTTATGGTTTGGGTGAAAGATTCAATTGTATTAATCAAAAAGGTCTAACAGTACAATCACATGTATATGAGAAATTTTGTAATCAGGGAGAAATAAGTTATTGCCCAATTCCTTTTTTCTTCACTAATACGGGATTAGGAGTTTATGTAGATTCTTGGGTTATAAATGAATTCGATTTCGGTGATACAATAAAGATTACAATATCAAAAGACAGTTCAGATAAATTCCCAGAAATATATTTCTTTCTTGGCGAGCCAAAAGAAATTATCAGCGAGTATGTATCATTGACAGGGAAACCTTTCATTACACCGAAATGGAGTTTTGGTCCATGGATATCAGCTAACAGATGGAATACAGAAGAATTGGTAGAAGAGCAATTAGAATTACTGGAAAAGCATAAGTTCCCTGCTAATGTAATGGTTCTTGAAGCATGGAGTGACGAAGCTACCTTCTATAGATGGAATGAAAACGGCGAATGGAAAAATCCAAAAGAAATGATTGATAAGCTTCATGATAAAGGTATTAAATTATTATTGTGGCAATGCCCAGTCATAAAGAAAATGGAAGAAGGAAGATTCCATAAAGTCAATGAGGAAGATTGGGAACATGTGAAACAAAAGGGCTTATGTATAAAAAATGCAGATGGAAGTCCTTATACTATTCCAAAAAGACGTTGGTTCAGTGGGTCCATGATACCTGATTTTACTAATGAAGAAACTATAAAATGGTGGTTTGAAAAAAGACAGCATCTATTAGATATAGGAGTAGATGGGTTCAAAACAGATGGTGGAGAATTCGTTTATGATGATGATATAAAAGCTCATAATGGAATGACAGGTATTGAACTAAAGAATGCTTATGCCTCCAGTTATGTACAAGCTTATCATGACTTCATAGGAAAAGACAGAGTACTTTACAGCAGAGCTGGATATAAAGGACAACAAAATTTTCCAATGCAATGGGCTGGAGATCAGCAATCCACTTGGGATGAGTTGCGTCATATTATATTAGCAGGAATTTCATTAGGAATGAGTGGAGTTCCGTACTGGGGATTTGATATTGCTGGATTTGCTGGAGAGCTTCCAACAGTTGAATTATACGAAAGATCAACACAGTTGGCTGTATTCACGCCTGTAATGCAATGGCATTCAGAGCCCATAGGCGGTCAGTTTTCAGAAATATTACCTGGTATAAAAGGCACTAACGATAGAAGCCCATGGAATATGGCTCTATGCTATCAGGATGAAGATTTGATTGATAGATTAAGATATCACCATAATCTAAGAACGAATCTATTACCTTATATTTATGACCAAGCAAAGAAATCCAGTGAAACAGGAATTCCAATGATGAAACATCTAGTATTAGAGTATCCAGAGGATGAGTTGGTATATAATATTGAAGATAGTTTCATGTTTGGAGATATTTTAGTTGCTCCTATAATATTTGAAGGTAAGACAGATAGAGAGGTATATCTACCAGATGGTATGTGGACCAATCTATGGACTGGCGAGACATTCACAGGAAACAAAAGATATCAGATTGATTCTGGAAAAGAACGTATCCCTGTTTTCCTTCGAAACGGTGGAGGTATTGCCTTGAATCTAGGTGAGGACAAAGAATTAGGAAGCTATGTTGGTAATGGCATGGAAGAATATAACAACCTATGCTTCTACCTAGCAGGTGATGTAGGAGAATACTGTTTCAGTGATGATTTGGGAAATAAAATATTAATAACTTGGAAAGATGGTATCAATAAGACACAAGTCTTATCTGGAAATATACAGTTTGATATTATTGATAATATATAA
- a CDS encoding extracellular solute-binding protein, whose protein sequence is MKNKTTRSFLKKTISLLVVAMLMLTCVTGCGSNNEKDNNNGAKETAGNTENSNFNKEGLPIVNEPVTLTVLTTRWGNMGDSFTDNQFIKDLETKTNVKIEWQVQSLSDWGEQKGILLAGGDLPDIIIGNKTFEDTDVINNLEMFLPVNDLVDKYMPNYKKALTDMPDLKKTVTYLDGKMYSMGKNLPCRPVVCNQPIINKAWLDRLGLEEPTTIEELYTVLKAFKEQDANGNGDPNDEVPITGSKGLSMDLLNPFGITDINGAMMLVDEDDSLTFYPTSEQYKEGIKWLNKLYTEGIIDPETFTQDDTMALGKNQDPNVSRVGFSYNWIPDAVYGQWKDEYIALAPIAGPDGKRYAGGDKNGISAIERNEALITKNCKYPEIAARWLDEFYTGEASIQNFWGAIGTVISKNEDGTYTLNNPPEGTSADGWYWDQSLRDFGPKYVSADFQEKIKLSPESGDGLKLELSKLGEEYITRTYPKVMLSAEEIEELATLETDINKFIDVTRADWVINGNVDEGWDTYVKKLNEMGLERLIEIRTDAMERYSKGE, encoded by the coding sequence ATGAAAAATAAAACAACAAGATCATTTTTAAAAAAGACAATAAGTCTTTTGGTTGTAGCAATGTTAATGCTTACATGTGTTACAGGATGTGGATCAAACAATGAAAAGGACAATAATAATGGTGCAAAAGAGACAGCGGGAAATACAGAAAACAGTAACTTCAATAAAGAAGGACTACCTATTGTAAATGAACCTGTTACATTAACAGTATTAACTACTAGATGGGGTAATATGGGAGATAGTTTCACTGACAATCAATTCATAAAAGATTTGGAAACTAAGACAAACGTTAAGATTGAGTGGCAAGTTCAATCTCTAAGTGATTGGGGAGAACAAAAAGGTATCTTGTTAGCTGGAGGAGATCTACCAGACATCATCATCGGTAATAAAACATTTGAAGATACTGATGTAATCAACAATCTAGAAATGTTTTTGCCAGTAAATGATTTAGTGGATAAATATATGCCTAACTACAAAAAAGCATTAACAGACATGCCTGACTTGAAAAAGACAGTTACATATTTAGATGGAAAAATGTATTCAATGGGTAAAAACCTACCTTGTCGTCCAGTTGTATGTAACCAACCAATCATCAACAAAGCTTGGTTAGATAGATTAGGATTAGAAGAACCAACTACTATTGAAGAATTATATACAGTATTAAAAGCATTCAAAGAGCAAGATGCTAATGGAAATGGAGATCCTAATGATGAGGTTCCTATAACTGGAAGTAAAGGTCTTTCAATGGATTTACTTAATCCTTTTGGAATCACTGATATAAATGGAGCTATGATGCTTGTAGATGAAGATGACAGTTTGACATTCTATCCAACAAGTGAACAATACAAAGAAGGTATAAAATGGTTAAATAAATTATATACTGAAGGAATCATCGATCCAGAAACTTTCACACAAGATGATACTATGGCACTTGGTAAGAATCAAGACCCTAATGTATCAAGAGTAGGTTTCTCATACAACTGGATTCCAGATGCAGTTTATGGACAATGGAAAGATGAATACATCGCTTTAGCACCTATTGCTGGACCAGATGGAAAGAGATATGCAGGTGGAGATAAAAACGGTATTTCTGCAATTGAACGTAATGAAGCTTTAATCACAAAGAATTGTAAATACCCTGAAATAGCTGCACGTTGGTTAGATGAATTCTACACAGGTGAAGCAAGTATCCAGAACTTCTGGGGAGCAATTGGAACAGTTATCTCTAAAAATGAAGATGGTACTTATACTTTAAATAATCCACCAGAAGGAACAAGTGCTGATGGTTGGTACTGGGATCAAAGTTTAAGAGATTTTGGACCAAAATATGTAAGTGCTGATTTCCAAGAAAAAATTAAATTATCACCAGAAAGTGGAGACGGATTAAAACTAGAACTTAGTAAATTAGGAGAAGAATACATTACTAGAACATATCCAAAAGTAATGTTAAGTGCAGAAGAAATCGAAGAATTAGCTACATTAGAAACAGATATCAACAAATTCATCGATGTTACTAGAGCTGATTGGGTAATTAACGGTAATGTAGATGAAGGTTGGGATACATATGTTAAAAAATTAAATGAAATGGGATTGGAACGTTTGATTGAAATCCGTACAGATGCAATGGAGCGTTACTCAAAAGGTGAATAG
- the thiS gene encoding sulfur carrier protein ThiS — MRVNGTDIKLDEDINLYDFLVNNNYDITKIAVEHNSNIVPKIEYRNIMLKNNDTLEIVSFVGGG; from the coding sequence ATGAGAGTTAATGGAACTGATATTAAGCTTGATGAGGATATAAATTTATATGATTTCTTGGTTAACAATAATTATGATATTACCAAGATTGCTGTTGAACATAATAGTAATATTGTTCCTAAGATAGAATATAGAAATATCATGCTCAAGAATAATGATACCTTGGAAATTGTCAGCTTTGTTGGAGGAGGTTGA
- a CDS encoding carbohydrate ABC transporter permease: protein MSNLKKRKKITKFDIILYSISVILLIIILYPIYFVVTASFSEPAAVASGNVWLWPKGFTLEGYTELLKHKEIWIGYKNTILYTAAGTAIGIFVNITAAYTLSRKDFVGRKFFMLLFVFTMFFNGGLIPTFLTVKRFGLYDNFLVMVLPFSVSAFNIIVARTFFQNSIPSSLWDQARIDGCGNVRYFVQIVVPLSKAIISVLGLWIAVGQWNSYFNALIYLKSSSLHPLQLILRNILITNNMQTALGSGEAAQIALRRANLMRYSVIVVSTLPIMCVYPFVQKYFNKGVMIGAVKG from the coding sequence ATGAGTAATCTAAAGAAAAGAAAGAAAATTACCAAGTTTGACATTATATTATATTCTATATCAGTTATTTTATTAATTATTATTCTTTATCCTATTTATTTTGTTGTTACTGCATCTTTTAGTGAACCTGCAGCAGTAGCCAGCGGTAATGTTTGGTTATGGCCAAAAGGTTTTACATTAGAAGGTTATACAGAACTCTTGAAACACAAAGAAATATGGATAGGATATAAAAATACAATTCTATATACAGCAGCAGGAACTGCAATTGGTATTTTTGTTAATATAACTGCTGCCTATACATTATCAAGAAAAGATTTTGTGGGTCGTAAATTTTTTATGCTGTTATTTGTATTCACCATGTTTTTCAATGGTGGTTTGATACCAACATTCTTAACAGTAAAAAGATTTGGATTGTATGATAATTTCTTAGTAATGGTACTTCCTTTTTCAGTATCAGCTTTTAATATAATCGTAGCCAGAACATTTTTCCAAAATTCCATCCCTAGCAGTTTATGGGATCAGGCTCGAATTGATGGATGTGGTAATGTAAGATATTTCGTTCAGATTGTAGTACCTTTATCAAAAGCGATAATATCTGTATTAGGACTTTGGATAGCTGTTGGACAATGGAATTCCTACTTCAATGCTTTGATATATTTGAAGAGCAGCAGCCTACATCCACTTCAGTTGATATTAAGAAATATTTTGATAACTAACAATATGCAGACTGCACTTGGTAGTGGTGAAGCAGCACAGATTGCACTAAGAAGGGCCAATTTGATGAGATATTCCGTAATTGTAGTATCCACTCTTCCAATTATGTGTGTATATCCATTTGTGCAAAAGTATTTTAACAAAGGTGTAATGATAGGTGCAGTAAAAGGATAA
- a CDS encoding glycoside hydrolase family 31 protein produces the protein MIKRFIYGNPFNTEAVIKELPIENDTPKYGKLDLSEGFTYTYDMKDDIVFGLGENIRGINKRGYRYVSNCTDDAVHTEDKVSLYGAHNFIIILGEKTFGLFFDTPQKIAFDIGYTRQNELKVTMPEKDVNLYYIEGNSLNDIVKEFRQLIGRSYIPPYWAFGYQQSRWGYRNEEDVRKVLDEYRKNEIPLDAIYLDIDYMKDYKDFTVDTDKFPDFEKLVSDMKKEGIRLVPIIDAGVKIEDGYNVYEEGVAKNYFCKREDGTDFVAGVWPGRTHFPDFLNEDAREWFGEQYKFLLDKGIEGFWNDMNEPAIFYSDEGLSEAFSKIEEYKEDKLDVNSYFEFQNLVKGLLNNPDDYKRFYHNVDGEMICHDKLHNLYGYNMTRAAGEAFERLVPEKRILMFSRSSYIGMHRYGGIWTGDNNSWWSHLLLNIKMMPSLNMCGFLYSGADIGGFGCNTTRDLVLRWLAFGIFTPLMRNHSCSIRPQECYQFEQTVDFKNIIDLRYRLIPYIYSEYMKAVLNDEMYFRPLAFDYPSDSFAIHVEDQLMVGEGMMVTPVYEQNAIGRYVYLPEDMLKVKVKGGKLTEEILQKGHHHIDISLDEVVFFIKKNHLIPICEPALNTEKLDTNNLTLIGYVDDSVSYKLYHDDGMSKDYDRKDNMINIQVENDTVISDCDNINFNLKIKREI, from the coding sequence ATGATTAAGAGATTTATATATGGTAATCCATTTAATACAGAAGCTGTCATTAAGGAATTGCCAATTGAAAATGATACACCTAAGTACGGTAAATTAGATTTGTCAGAAGGCTTCACATATACATATGACATGAAAGATGATATTGTTTTTGGTCTAGGTGAAAACATAAGAGGAATAAACAAGAGAGGATATAGATACGTAAGCAATTGTACAGATGATGCTGTTCATACGGAAGATAAGGTTTCATTATATGGGGCACATAATTTTATTATTATCCTTGGAGAAAAAACATTTGGATTATTCTTTGATACACCTCAAAAAATAGCTTTTGATATTGGGTACACTAGACAAAATGAGTTGAAAGTAACAATGCCAGAGAAAGATGTCAATCTATATTATATTGAAGGAAACAGTCTCAATGATATAGTAAAAGAATTTAGACAGCTTATAGGTAGAAGCTATATTCCTCCATATTGGGCTTTTGGATATCAGCAAAGCAGATGGGGATATAGAAATGAAGAAGATGTAAGAAAAGTATTGGATGAATACAGAAAAAATGAGATTCCTTTGGATGCAATATATCTTGATATTGATTATATGAAGGATTATAAAGATTTTACTGTTGATACTGATAAGTTTCCTGATTTTGAAAAATTAGTTTCTGATATGAAAAAAGAGGGAATACGATTAGTACCTATTATAGATGCAGGTGTAAAAATAGAAGATGGCTATAATGTCTATGAAGAAGGTGTAGCCAAAAACTATTTTTGTAAGAGAGAAGATGGTACTGATTTTGTAGCGGGTGTATGGCCAGGAAGAACACATTTTCCGGATTTTCTGAATGAAGATGCTAGAGAGTGGTTTGGAGAACAATACAAATTCTTATTGGATAAAGGTATTGAGGGCTTTTGGAATGATATGAATGAACCTGCTATATTCTATTCCGATGAAGGATTGAGTGAAGCTTTTTCCAAGATTGAAGAGTATAAAGAGGATAAACTAGATGTAAATTCATATTTTGAGTTCCAGAATCTTGTAAAAGGTCTATTAAACAATCCAGATGATTATAAAAGATTCTACCATAATGTAGACGGAGAGATGATTTGCCACGATAAGCTTCATAATCTATATGGTTATAATATGACTAGAGCAGCAGGGGAAGCATTTGAGAGATTAGTACCTGAAAAAAGGATATTAATGTTTTCTCGTTCTTCTTATATTGGAATGCATAGATATGGAGGGATTTGGACTGGAGACAATAATTCTTGGTGGTCACATTTATTATTGAATATCAAAATGATGCCATCATTGAATATGTGTGGATTCCTTTATTCAGGTGCAGACATAGGAGGATTCGGCTGTAATACAACTAGGGACTTGGTACTTCGTTGGCTTGCTTTCGGAATTTTTACTCCATTGATGAGAAATCATTCATGCTCTATAAGACCACAGGAATGTTATCAGTTTGAACAAACAGTTGATTTTAAAAATATCATCGACCTTAGATATAGGTTGATTCCATATATCTATAGTGAGTATATGAAAGCTGTTTTAAATGACGAAATGTATTTTAGGCCATTAGCATTTGATTATCCTAGTGATTCCTTTGCAATACATGTTGAAGATCAACTAATGGTAGGTGAAGGAATGATGGTCACACCTGTATACGAGCAAAATGCAATAGGCAGATATGTATACCTTCCAGAAGATATGTTGAAGGTTAAGGTCAAAGGCGGAAAACTGACTGAAGAAATTCTACAAAAAGGACATCATCACATAGACATATCTCTAGATGAGGTAGTATTCTTCATTAAAAAGAATCACCTGATACCTATATGTGAACCGGCACTTAATACAGAAAAGTTGGACACTAATAATTTAACGTTGATAGGATATGTTGATGATAGTGTATCATATAAGCTATATCATGACGATGGTATGTCAAAGGACTATGACAGAAAAGACAATATGATTAATATTCAAGTTGAAAATGATACAGTAATTTCTGATTGCGATAATATTAATTTTAATCTAAAAATAAAGAGAGAAATTTAA
- a CDS encoding ABC transporter ATP-binding protein translates to MKQKSWVKTLFSFASRCKGKITISVICAIISVAGGIVPYFGVYKIICLFIDETPTLDKIIFWSIISIAGYLVQVLFYGISTTLSHISAYTILESIRLKIADKLMKAPLGTVLNEQIGNLKNIIVDRVEAIEIPLAHAIPELISNLLLPIGVFIFLCMIDWRMALASMITIPIAGIVLKRMMKTFSKQYDDYMKANNHINSVIVEYVEGIEVIKAFNQSTSSYEKFTKSVDSFKGYTLGWFRSTWKSLNFVGAVLPSTMLGTLPVGILLYLNGSLTPSEFTICLILSMGIVSPLMKFSIFVNDIKSMEYSVRDADMLLTLPELSIKKEPVSFKNYAIQLENVSFSYGRVDDTEEKMALSNVDISIPEGSFSALVGSSGGGKSTVARLIARFWDVNEGCIKIGGINIKDIPLNQLGNTITYVAQDNFLFNCSLMENIRLGKPKASDEEVFAAAKAACCDEFISKLEDGYNTNAGAAGKCLSGGEKQRISIARAILKDAPIVILDEATAFTDPENEHKIQKSIAALTKGKTLLVIAHRLSTIKDADQIIVMEKGNIVSNGKQGELLKSCPLYINMWNAHINSKSWTVSTKRKKEA, encoded by the coding sequence ATGAAACAAAAAAGCTGGGTGAAAACGCTATTTTCTTTTGCATCAAGATGTAAAGGGAAAATTACCATATCTGTTATATGTGCAATAATTAGTGTTGCAGGCGGTATAGTACCTTATTTTGGAGTTTATAAGATTATATGTCTTTTCATTGATGAGACTCCAACCTTGGACAAAATTATATTTTGGTCCATAATTAGTATTGCAGGCTATTTGGTGCAGGTGCTATTTTATGGCATATCAACAACTTTATCACATATCTCTGCATACACTATTTTAGAATCTATCAGATTGAAAATTGCAGATAAATTAATGAAAGCGCCTCTTGGAACTGTGCTGAACGAACAAATTGGTAATCTGAAAAATATTATAGTAGATAGAGTAGAAGCCATAGAAATACCTTTGGCTCATGCTATACCAGAATTGATATCTAATCTATTATTACCAATTGGAGTATTCATTTTCTTATGTATGATTGACTGGCGTATGGCGTTAGCTTCTATGATAACCATACCAATTGCAGGTATTGTACTAAAAAGAATGATGAAGACTTTTAGTAAACAGTATGATGATTATATGAAAGCTAATAATCATATTAATAGTGTTATTGTGGAATATGTAGAAGGAATTGAAGTCATCAAGGCATTCAATCAATCTACATCATCATACGAAAAGTTTACTAAATCAGTTGATTCATTCAAGGGATACACTCTTGGGTGGTTTAGAAGTACATGGAAATCCTTGAATTTTGTAGGTGCAGTTTTACCTTCTACTATGTTAGGAACATTACCTGTTGGTATATTACTGTACCTTAATGGAAGTCTGACACCATCAGAGTTTACTATTTGTCTAATATTATCTATGGGAATAGTTTCTCCACTAATGAAGTTTTCAATCTTTGTAAATGATATAAAATCAATGGAATATTCTGTTAGGGATGCTGATATGTTACTTACGCTACCAGAGTTAAGTATAAAAAAAGAACCAGTGAGCTTTAAGAATTATGCAATTCAACTGGAAAATGTGTCATTTTCTTATGGAAGAGTTGATGATACAGAAGAAAAGATGGCATTATCTAATGTTGATATAAGTATTCCAGAAGGGTCATTTTCTGCTCTTGTTGGTTCTTCAGGTGGAGGTAAATCTACAGTTGCAAGGCTAATTGCAAGATTTTGGGATGTAAATGAAGGATGTATCAAGATAGGAGGTATCAATATAAAGGATATACCTCTTAATCAACTTGGAAATACAATTACCTATGTTGCTCAAGACAACTTTTTATTCAACTGTTCCCTGATGGAAAATATACGATTGGGGAAACCAAAAGCATCAGATGAAGAGGTTTTTGCTGCAGCAAAAGCTGCATGCTGTGATGAATTCATAAGTAAATTGGAAGATGGTTATAACACCAATGCAGGAGCAGCTGGAAAATGTCTTTCAGGTGGGGAAAAACAAAGAATTTCAATTGCTAGAGCTATCCTAAAAGATGCACCTATAGTAATATTGGATGAAGCAACTGCTTTTACCGATCCTGAAAATGAACATAAAATTCAAAAATCCATAGCCGCATTGACAAAAGGCAAAACATTATTAGTTATAGCACATAGACTCTCAACTATTAAAGACGCAGACCAGATAATAGTCATGGAAAAAGGAAATATTGTAAGTAATGGTAAACAAGGCGAGTTACTTAAGTCATGCCCTCTTTATATTAATATGTGGAATGCTCATATTAATTCAAAATCATGGACTGTTTCAACTAAAAGAAAAAAGGAGGCATAA
- a CDS encoding ABC transporter ATP-binding protein, with product MFKTIKRIIIWTGNYKKSLYIGFVYSFLVTIFSAMPIMATGYTLDLVLKDMRGEITLEKNLAFTMLIFIILTVLLRFYFSYLRAKSQESVGYEIAAKQRIKIGEVLKRVSLGYFNKNNTGDVSATLTSELSVLELQGMKMIDKVVNGYINIIATILCLAFFNIEIALISLAGAILSFIFVNGISRKCKENAPILEKAQIDMTSDTIEYIRGMHIVKAFKQDGVAIDKIKKSYSDSKGINIKVEKNFVPYNCLHLLSLRLASVLIVLISGRLVLDGKMDLPIMLMIGVFSFTIFSNVEGVNDAAHLLRLIDNTLNKLEKMKNADFIDKDGKDIALTSYNIRFDHVRFAYDNKDIINDVSFNIPQNTTTAIIGPSGSGKTTLCSLLARFYDVNSGKISIGGVDIRKLTCDSLLSNMSMVFQNVYLFHDTIKNNIRFGNPSATDAEIKEAAKKACCHDFIMDLSNGYDTMIGEGGSSLSGGEKQRISIARAILKDAPIVILDEATASVDPENEHYIQEAISSLTHGKTIIIIAHRLATIQNADQILVVDNGNIAQKGTHEQLYKQEGIYRRFLTIRERAESWSI from the coding sequence ATGTTTAAAACCATAAAACGTATAATTATATGGACAGGCAATTATAAGAAATCTCTTTACATCGGGTTTGTATATTCTTTTTTAGTAACTATTTTTTCAGCTATGCCTATAATGGCAACTGGATATACATTAGATTTAGTATTAAAAGATATGAGAGGTGAGATTACTCTTGAAAAAAATCTTGCTTTTACCATGCTGATATTTATTATCCTAACAGTATTACTTCGTTTTTACTTCTCTTATCTAAGAGCTAAATCTCAAGAAAGTGTTGGATATGAGATAGCTGCAAAACAGAGGATTAAGATTGGTGAAGTACTCAAGAGGGTTTCTCTAGGATATTTTAACAAAAATAATACAGGAGATGTATCTGCTACATTAACAAGTGAGTTGTCAGTTCTTGAATTGCAAGGAATGAAAATGATAGATAAAGTCGTTAATGGTTATATCAATATTATTGCTACAATTTTATGTTTAGCCTTTTTTAATATAGAAATAGCATTAATATCTTTAGCTGGAGCTATATTATCCTTTATATTTGTAAACGGAATAAGTAGAAAGTGTAAAGAGAATGCACCTATACTAGAGAAAGCCCAGATAGATATGACAAGTGATACAATAGAATATATCAGGGGAATGCATATAGTAAAGGCTTTCAAACAAGATGGTGTAGCAATTGACAAAATAAAAAAATCATATAGTGATAGTAAAGGCATCAATATCAAGGTTGAAAAAAATTTTGTGCCTTATAATTGTTTGCATCTATTATCATTAAGATTAGCGTCAGTATTGATTGTTTTGATATCTGGAAGACTTGTATTGGATGGCAAAATGGATTTACCTATAATGTTGATGATTGGTGTATTTTCCTTCACAATATTTAGTAATGTAGAAGGCGTAAATGATGCTGCTCATTTACTTAGGTTGATTGATAACACCCTTAATAAGTTAGAAAAAATGAAAAACGCTGATTTTATAGATAAAGATGGAAAGGATATAGCACTAACCTCATATAATATAAGATTTGACCATGTAAGGTTTGCTTATGATAATAAAGACATTATAAATGATGTTTCGTTTAATATTCCACAAAATACTACAACAGCGATTATCGGTCCATCTGGAAGTGGAAAAACTACATTATGTAGTTTACTAGCCCGTTTCTATGATGTTAATTCAGGAAAGATATCTATTGGTGGAGTTGATATAAGAAAATTGACATGTGACAGCCTTCTATCTAATATGAGTATGGTATTTCAAAATGTCTATCTATTTCATGATACTATAAAAAATAATATAAGATTTGGTAATCCAAGTGCCACAGATGCCGAAATCAAAGAAGCTGCAAAAAAAGCTTGTTGTCATGATTTTATTATGGATTTGTCTAATGGGTATGATACTATGATAGGTGAGGGCGGTTCTTCTCTATCTGGAGGGGAAAAACAAAGGATTTCTATTGCTAGAGCAATTCTGAAAGATGCTCCTATTGTTATCCTTGACGAAGCTACAGCTAGTGTTGATCCAGAGAATGAACACTATATTCAAGAAGCAATAAGTTCATTGACCCATGGAAAGACTATCATCATCATTGCTCATAGACTTGCTACAATACAAAATGCAGACCAGATTCTAGTTGTTGACAATGGAAATATAGCCCAAAAAGGTACTCATGAGCAGTTATATAAACAAGAGGGTATTTACAGGAGATTCTTGACAATACGTGAAAGGGCTGAGAGCTGGAGCATCTGA